The DNA region TCCTCCATCCATGCCCCCCCACTCAAATGCCTCTTCTTTCTCACTCCCAAACACGTGCTGTGCTCCCCTCCTGCCGCGCAACGCCTCTTTTGTCAGGACCTTCGACGCATCCCGCTGCCACCTTGCCATGCTGCCTCGCTGCACCGCACGCTCGAGCTCTGGACACCCTCCGCCTCTCCGCGCCACGCACCCTTCGCTCACCAACGCCACCCGCCCGAGCGGCCACACGAGCTGAGCTCCGGCCGGCCCCTACCCGCTAGCACCGCACGAGTCGAGCTCTGATTGCCCTCCGCACGCCGGTATGCCAAGCCCGAGCTCCAACCACCCCTCCCGTCAGCGCTCGTGCTCCCGAGCTCCAGCTACCAtggagaagaagaaaggagaggcagagaaaaaaaaggaaagaagacaTGATAAATATGATAAATAGGCGTCACATGTGAGGAGGAAGTAGAGGCCGAGATTTAGAGATCTTTGCTGCAGTtggagaaaaaaaaatcagatcCTCAAAAAATAGAAAGGGAAAAAGTCCATTTACTCCCTCCAACAGTTCATTTTGTCCACTTAACCTCTAAAAAAATTTAGGCTTAATTTACTTCCCCGAACTATTTCAATTGGTCCAATTTACCCCCTATTgagatttctcttttttatttctctaCGTACAAGTGGAACTTCAACTTCAACTTTTGCAATGTAACTTATGATTTTTCATGAATATCTTTCATGCATAATTGTATCTCTGCGATAAATTTTATGAAAAAGTCAAGTTTTTAATGTATTGTTTAACATAGAGCATCATTTTCTGTATCCACtcacaaaatttgaacttagAACTCAATTTTTACGCGGAGAAAAAAAGAAATATCATTAGAAGGTAGATTTAGACTAATTAATTGTTGGAGAAGTAAATTGAGTTTAATTTTGCTCAGAGGGTTAAGCGGATAAAGTGAATTGATGAAGGAAGTAAAATTGACCTTTTCCGATAGAAAAGGCCCCAAGTAGTTGGTCTAGTTTGGGGGTATTGCTAAGCGGATTCGGGATATCCGGTTGTTATTGTAGGCCGTGACGCGGGCATCCTATAATCCTACATGATCCGGCCCTCTTCCAGTGAAGTCTAGCAAAAGCTTTCACTTCATTTTTGTCATCAAAGGTACAACACTCCGCTGGCGGCCGGGGCCGCAGCAGGGCTCGGAACGCGCCATCAGATGGTGCACGCCGGTCCCGTAGGGTGGGGTTATACATCATTGCGGGTGATGAAATCGCCATCCATCATCTGAAGGAGGCGCGGAGCGCGGCCCATCAGCCCATATCTTCTTCCTCCGCCCATTATCTTCCGACGCCACGCACCCGCCGTCCGCCACCCAGTCCCTCCCCCACCCCACCGGCGCGGGCGGGCTATGGTCCCGCCGGAGCTCCGAGCCGGCCGCCTCCGTCCGCCGTCGTCGTCTCCATCGACTCCCCCGCCCCGGCGCGGCCCAACCGCCATTTGCCGCTGCCCGGCCGTCAGCGCCCCCGcgcccacctcctccaccgggCCAGCCTGCCGCCGCTGGCCCTCCCTctatggccggcggtgaggagccGCCCCAACAATCCCGAACCCGAACCCAACCCTAACCATGGCTGGCGAGCAGAGCAccagcgcgaggaggaagaaggcgtgTGGTTAGGCCGCCATAGACCGCGAGAGGCAGTGGGAGGAGAAAGCAATCCAACATTACCTTCAGGCGATGGATCCACGAATTGTAGCATAGGCTATGTATAGCCTCCCGGGCCCGCGCATCAGATTCACGCGTGCCGTGGTAGCGTGGTACCGTGTAAACGGCGGCTACAAAACGAAAGATGGCGCAACACGTAGACGACCGACGACGTTCAGTTCATCCGGCACGTGACGCGCTTTGTGATCGAAACTCTCGAGAGCGCCCAGAAACCAGCTAGCGTTAGCGTATACCGCACACGTAACCCATTTTGATGTCGATGGTGCATAAGGAGAACATACCAGACGTACGCACGTGCACCCTGAACACGCACGCGTGAATGTACCCCATAACACAATTTGTTTGTGTGCCTCTAACGCACGCACCTGTGAATGTGCCCCAATCCTCCAAACACAAATTTTGGTATGTCCCTAACACGCGTACACATGTGAAAGTACTCCCTAACACACGCAAATATGAACGTGCACCAACCACAAATTTGAAGTGCGGAAACTGGGGAAATCCGCGATCCAGTAATGAATTTGGATGCCCCAAGCACAAACTTTAAAATGCAGAAATCGGGGATACACACTAGCTAGTAAAACTACCAGCAGGCAGCAGAGACCAAAGTTCACAGATCAACAGGAGTAAAACTACTTGTACATATATAATAGTAACACACAGGTCGAAGCTTGAGAGTATCCAAACCTCAGTACACAAGAAGCAAGAGGAGGCTAGTTTCCCGAGGGAAGTAACCCCAGTTTGGCTACAACATCTGTATTCCACAGAAGACACAACAGGATTGCGATGTCATTTGCAGGAAACCGGGAAAACTACAGGACGATTTTTCACAAAAGGATGCTAGTTCTTGCCAGAGTATACAACATCAGGGCATCCCATGCCTGATCGGTTCTTTGGTGGATTGGTAAGATGGTTATCTGAGATGCGGCTCACATTGCATACACAATCTCACCGCTGCTGTCCACATCAAGATCCGAGTCGGATTCAAGGTCATCCATGTCGTCGTCCATGTCTAGTCCATCAGCTAGGACATTTATACTGCGAGAACAAGCAGGTGGTATGGTGGCCTCTGTCAAAATCTGCATGATCTGATCCATAGTCTGCATTGGCTGATCAGGTTCCTCGTATTGGTTGCTCATGCTTTCATCATCCATCAGATCAGCAGGAAGGTTCTTCAGGAACCAACTATGGTTCCGTATTTCAGGGATTGTTATCCGCTGCATATTTTATATAACAAGAAATGTCAAGAAAACTACATAAATATGACTATATTCGAAACAGCATATCTTCTGATTTCTGAACCTTTGATAGCAAGGATCAAAGCCTGGTTATTACAACAACAAACAAGGACTTACCATGGCAGGGTCGCCAACAAAAATCCTTGAAATTAGATGCCTGCACTCTAGAGATATGTTCACATTATCTGGAATCGCATACTGAACATTCAAGATACGCTGCAACAAGATGCCACTATTAGCTTATTTGTTAGCTAAAATGGGAGAACGCGTATAGTGAAACATATGGAAACAAGGAAGTACCCGACCTAGTTTATACATTTAGAAGACACGCGCACACTTGTGTGCACTCAACTTGTATACATAAAAAAATGTAGCTAAAGCATGAAAAGCGAATTAAGATTACCTGAATTGTTTTACGGAAGTTCTTAGGCTCTTCTGGGTCTTCAAAAGGATACGCACCAACAACCATAACATAAAGGGTCACTCCACATGACCATACATCAGCAATCTGTTTGTCATTAAAAAATCCATCAGCGAGGAGAAGCTTCCCTCATATGGGAGGTAACCAGACAGTTACGCTACTAATGACAAATCATAAGTGAAAGTTTTCTGACTGGCGCGCGCAcacacatcatcatcatcatcatcaacaacaacaacaaacaCACGCAAACGCCCCTGCGCGCGCTACACGCACGCACACACAGAGCACCAACAACCATAACTTAACAGATCACTCCACATGACCATACATCACCAATCTGTTCCCTCATACAGGATGGAACCGCCTAAGGGCTTGTTCCCTCATATGGTGGTTGAGGGGGATTAGAGGGGATTGAGGGGGATTTTGACTTGTTGGGGATCCATCCCAACCCCATCCAATCCCCTTCAAATCGAACAGTGACAAATCATAAGCGAAAGCTTCTGACCACTAAGTGCGGGCGCACAACACGCATACACAAGAACAGCAACAACAATAATGCCATCACTACTGCATGTTTATGGAACTTCAGTGCACTGCCATGAAGGTATACCCAGCTTCCAAAAACACATCTGTCGAGATATATTAGGAAAATGATAGAAGAAGTACCTTGCCATCATATTCTTTTTTCAGTAGAACTTCAGGTGCGATATAAGCAGGTGTTCCAACAGTCGACTTTGGTTGCGAATGAAGAACAGATGACTGCAGAAAATGAAGGATGCATGGCACTGTTCATTAAAAAGAAAAACCAAAACCATAGGAGCATGTCCATCATTCTATGAAAGTGTATTCATCAAGCCAAACAGCGAACACATACACATGCGCCCACGCCTGCGTGCAGACGCAAACGAGCACGCCCATGCCCGCGCGCCCTCCCACCCACCCAATATTTCAGAAAGAGTTGCAAATAATTAAACAACCGTAGGTAACATAACCCAGAAATATTAGCTAAAAATAAGATTAAGTTGACACAGAGAACAAACCTTGGAATAACCAAAGTCACATATCTTCAAGCGAGGAGCATCACTCCCATCTAGCAGTGTGTTCTCCAGCTTCAGATCACGGTGACATACTTGCTTGAAAACAAGGATGGAAAAAACACAAGTCAGCTTAATGAATGGATGAGTAAACAGTATCAATAGGATAGAAGATATGTCATTATAATAACTTGTACCATCGAATGGCAGTAGCTTACTCCTGAGATAAGCTGCTGGAAGAAGTAGCGAGCCTGAAAACACATACAAATGCATTTGGTAGGATCAAGAAAGAGATGCATCAATAAAGATGAACCGAGTGACAGGCACAAACCTCATCTTCACTGAATCGCACATTCTTACATATTCTCTCGAAAAGCTCACCGCCAGAGGCATATTCCATGACAATAGCAAGATGTGTCGGGGTTAAAATAACCTAGGCGTACATAAGAAATATAATTCAGAAATGATTAATGATGAAAGGCCGGGGAAAAACAGCATCACAATCCTGACTCACCTCTTTAAACCTAATAATATTAGGGTGCTTCAATGATCTATGGTTAATTATCTCGCGCTGGACATTTTCATCTATCTGCACACGataataaaatatatatataagaagACCAAATGTATGACAATTGGATGCAGTGATAACTGATTACCTAGCATTTATGAAAGAACAAGAAAATACACAAAATGGGACAGATTAAGGAATACGCACGTGTTTGCATGAACCACGGACATTTGAattatttaaaataaatcaCCAAATGAATGGGAAGGAGGAAATTCCATAAAATTAGGCATAAAGTCTGGACATTGATAGGGATCATAAATAATATCGGACTTTTAGTATGAATTGATGTTGGTCTCTCAGGGGCAGAAGCCCAAAGGGAATTAAAAAGCATCTGTTTAACTATCCTTAGTTTCAGAAATTAGACAAATATTGATTATTATTCTGTCAAGAAGTACTGAAACAGGTGGCCAAAGAAAGAGTAAAGGAATGGTATAAAAAAATGCACGAGTACCTCCAGTTAGATATATACATGGATAAAACGTGGCCATTCAGTAAAGAGCTTACGCGCGTCAATGTAATTGCATGCCTGGGTGGAGCTGAATGGGATGGGATTATTTATGCATTCCACTTCATGGTTTATCAAAAGGATTCCACTCTGTCCCCTTGTCAGCTCTTGTACAGTGTCACAAGTCAGCAACTACCTCAATATTAGCTATCAGAGACAGGATAGGCTTGTCACTTGTGAAACTGGAAGAGTGCATATGATGGCAATGCTTATAATTTTACATGTTATGCAAAGGGAAGCATGGTTAAATGAAATTAACACTTAAAGTGTGGTTTTATCATAATTTTTCCAGTATAATGTGGTTTTGTGAAATCTACTCTATACTTTGTTGGGCCCTGGACATATAATCTTTCCACGTCGTCTGATAAGACATACACTCCTATGCATCAAGTAGTAGTACTTAGCTGTGGTATAGAGTTATGGAGCATCATTACCAATTAGATTATACATGTCTTGGGCCAAATCATACGCGATTACCATGGTCCCAATAACAGTAGATGTGGTATCCACAAATGTTGGATCCAGATGGATAAGTAGATAGGATCAATGGATCATGCCTAATGGCTAACATCAAGCGGTAAGAGCAAAATCCAGTATATGGACACAGCCAACAAGAAGTATAGTCCCAACAAGTCAGTTACCTGTGTTATTTTTAATCATTATCTGAAAAGAAAATGATAGGACCTTAGGGGCCTAGGACTTCAAAACAAGGAAGTCTTTGCTTTATTTTTTTTATGCGACAGCAAAAAGGGGAAACATTTTTCGGGATTCACTAAGTAATAGTAATAATTCAATACCACATACCGTATATTTACTAAATTCACACAAAATAAATCCAACTAGATATATTGGGCCTACATAACCTATGACATCATAGTGGTGGAGGCGTGGGAGTGTGGTGCTCATGACCTGTGTTTGATCCCCTGGGTGGCACAGGTGCGAAATACCattttcaagaaaaaaaaataccgGTGATAGCCACATCCCTTAAACTCAATGAAGAATCAAACAATCTAGATCTTTGTCTTTGTGCTTGCTGATATTGTTTAAGATTAAACCATAAGTCCAAGCTCACAACCACCTGGCCAGACGCATCAAAATTATGAAATTCACTTAAGCAAGCAGGGTGATTAAATTGCTGTTCCAATTCAATTATCAAGCTGGCACTAAATCAGCATAAGTTTGCTTGTTTAGTGATTTAAGTGGCGAATGCTTGATTAACCCCATTACAGCACACCCGAGCAAAATCTACACATAAACAAAACTATAATTTAAGGGTAATCAAACACATCAGATGGAACAAACGGCAAAAAGTTGCAGTCAATATTCACACAAGCAACAAATAATAACCCAAATTATATACGTCGGCTGAAGATACGGCGGCCCTAACCCACGAAACGAATAGCACGCGCACGACAAAGGATTCACCACTAATCGCGAGAATCCCAAATCGGATAGCCCCTTCCGAGCGCAGACGCACCAACGGAACCAACCAACGTGCGACGAATAGATGCGTGACTAACCACAATCAGCACCGAATCGAATCCAATAGGGGAGGGAGAACGGGATCAGCACGATACCTTCTCGCCGCGCTCGATGTACTTGACGGCGACGAGCTCACTGGTGCGGCGGTCGCGCATGAGGCGGGCGACGCCGAAGTTGCCGGAGCCGATGTCGCGCACGAGCTCGTACCGGTCGCTGTCGTGCATGATTGGCATGTCCATGCCAGGCCCCACCGTCAGCGCCGCCCGATCCGGCGCCGGCGCTGCCATGGCCTGAGACGGCGATCAACGGAGGCTAGGGTTTGTCGGGTTCCGTGACCCGATGCCCCGGGCGCAGGCTCCCTGCTCCTTCCCCTCGCTCCCTTTCCCTCCCCCTCGCTcgctctccctctctcactCCTCTTCTCTTCTCGAATCGGCAACGAGCTCGtgctccctcccctccctctcctctcgaCGAGTTGGTGATGTCACTGGCCGACCAGGAGAGAGAGAGGCTTCTCGCCTTGCGAACCGTTCGGGGGCTGCATGAGTGATGCTGGAAGTGGTTTTTTATTGGGTGTCATCTTTTAGGATCTGTGTCATAAATGGCCATGCAGGGATGAGCTTTCATTTGTGGAACTCTAAATAAGTTATTTGAGTGTTTATGCAGCTAAAAATGGTGACATTAAGTTTAAGAACATTAAATAACTACAGAAAAAAATCACTAAATACTGTGAAAAGAAGGGGTGAAAAGTACccctccatttcaaattataaTTCATTTTGATATTTCTAGCTATGTGTCTAAGAGTATAATAAAAATTATACATCTAAAAAtatcaaaataaattttaatttggAACGTATAGTAAGAAAAGGAGAAATGTGCTTCCTTGCTAACGTGGTCCTTGTTAGAATTCACTTAGAAAGAGAAATTTGCCTCTGACTATAGGATTTTCAGAACATACGGCCAAATAGCAGTTTGGTATTTTAGCACCGATGTCTCAATGGCAGGTGATACCAGACCCACATGTTATTGAGACACCCTATGGTAAGAAAGCAGGCTGGTCGGTGGTATGCATGCGATTTCTCTTCACTTTATTTTAATCGACATGTTTTAAGTTGTGTAAATCGAAATTGCAACTTCAAGCCCCGTATGAGTAGCATCTGGTGCTGTGTGGGCCGAAGCCTTTCCCAGCCCAATTGTCGCAAAGCTCAGCCCATCTCACATTCCCACGCACAATTCGGCCCACTTGACTCGCCACTTAAATTTGGCAACGGCGCTTGAAGTTACAGCGCAAAAGGCAAACCTATAAAATGCGGTAAACGATTGGGATTAGGCCGTGCTCACGTCTCACTAACCTACAAGTGGAATTGCACCTTATTATATCTCCTCAATCCTTTTCATCAGCAGGTACCTACCCTCAGTCTCTGTCTCCTCTTTACAACCGAAGATACGCGGTTCTTTCACTATTTTTCATCTTGCTTTTCTTTACCTCCAATTGATCTATATCCATATTAAAAAAATAAAGCTTCTACTATCTATCTCATGGCAAAGATGGCAGAAACGGAACACAAGAAATCGCGTGCAAATCCTCTCACAATTTTGTTTTTGAAACGAAACCGGCAAGAGCTTTGCCGTTCTTATATTAATATAGGAGAGCGAGAACAAAACCTTTCACAAAATTGACACCTTTCACTATCTTTACCGCTCACATATGCGTATCCAGATCCCCGCTTACACATTAAGAGAACAGAGCGAGAAAGACAGGGTTCCTCCCTCTTTCCATCTCCTTGTTTTTTTCTTTCCATCTCCTTTTTGAAAGGCCCAGTTTCTTGTTTCCTCGAACCAGTTATCTGTATCTGCAGAGTCAGCACCACCAGAAAAAGGGCCCGCCGAATTCGGTTCCGGCCGCCTGATTGGCCGGTCGCTAGCTGTCCCTGCGTCCAGTCCAGCAACAACAAAAGACCGGCCGGAGAGCGCAGCACCGaatatccatccatccatccactgCCCACATCGAGCGGCGGCCATGCCTTCCCCTATCACCAGCAACGGCTGGCCAATGGCAACTAACCCACGCGCTCAATTAACTAGCTTATCTCCGTGGCGTCGGCCACAGCCGAGCGGGCGAGCATGCTAGCTGACACCTCACCCCGCACGCCCGTCTTCAAAGCGGAAAGGacgggcgcgcgcggcagatGCTGCAAGCAACCGCAAGAATATTCGCATGCTGAAAGCGCCTTGCGAGCCAAGCGACGCTGCTGAGCTGATCGGAATCGGAATAATCCCCGcgatattttattttttttcaagTGCCAGTTGATGCGGGAAAAGAGCCCCAAAATTTTGCTCGGGGCAGCGAGGCGGCCGCCGGCAACGTGCTTCTGAACGCGTCGGGTTATACTAAGCTCCGGATAAGCATGGGCGGACAGAGATAGAGTTGTTAATGGTTGTTGACTCCAACTCTGCGAGAAGAGGTAAGGAGTGCTGGACGGGGCATGCACGAGACAGCGACGTGCAACTTATCGGAGATCCACGGGTATCCGGCTGGACGTGAAAGGGCGAGCAGGCATGCAACCAACCAGGGTGGGAGAAGCCGTTCGGCCTCAGGAAAGAACGGTGCAGACTTTAGCTGCTTCGTTCAGAAACATGCTGGTCGAAAAGGTTAGCAGCGATGCTGCTGATTACAAAGGTTTATGGTGGCGTTTTTTAAGCTCATGGTAATTGGTTCGCTACAGTTTATGGTCCATAGGGAATTCTGATCTCTGTCAGAAACCTAATTGCAACTACATGGTTGGGCATTGGAGCTGTACTGAAGCTCAATCTTCAGAGACGCTGAAAAAGACGTATGTGATTCATTAAAACGGCAAGTATTCGCAATCAATAACATGATAATAACTTAACAAACAGAAAACAGTATGTGAATCTCGCATGTACTATATAATTCTCAGGGCGAAAATTTGGATCTGCCCGGGAACTAAAGTCAAGAAGCCTCATGAAAACTGGTATCAGCTTTTCATGTACATGACAACCAACAGCCCAACTCATGATCAGTTCATCTCTTGGGCGCTCTCATCTCCCAATCTCCCTGTATGCATGGCCTGGCTGCACTACAGCCTCTCCCTGACTGAAGAATCTGTTATTGCCACAGATGCGCAAAGCCGCGACGCTATCTCTACACTCCCAACCGACCTTCTGCAAACGCAGCCTTACAATCATTTCCGGCTGTAGCCTTCATCAGACTTGTCATCTtcgtcgctgctgctgctgctgtcgccgCCGACGGTGGCTGCAGAGACGGCCGCCCCTGACCCAGAGAACTGAAGGGGGCCCTGAGGAGACCCTGACAGTGAGCTGCTTTGCTCCTGAGAACCCCAGAGGCCACCCACCAGCAGAATCGACTGGCTCACCGGAGCCACGCCGGGCGATCTTCTGTTGTGCAGCCGGTATTTCTGAATATGAACATGAGATGATCGAATTGGTTTCCAAACAGGATACATAACTAGAAATGGCCATTAGGAAGAAGTAATAGCTGTATATAGATGCCTGGACAAATAAAATGGATAATTGCTCACCTGGAGATGGCTTTTCACTTCGTCGTTTGTAAGCCCGTCCACTTGCATCACCTCTCTGATCTGCTTCGGAGTAGCAACTGCGATCACGATGGAACAAGTCTGTAAGGCTCCAATATTCGTTGTATTTTTGTAGCTACTAATTGTAATTTATATTTTTTGAACAAAAGGTGAATTGATTGGTCGCTTTTCTTACCTTGTGGACCGCCGAGTTGATGCAAGGCAGCAACAAACTGCCGGTGAAGCTCCGGCGACCAGCACCGCCTTGCCTTCctcgcctgctgctgctgctgttgagtCTGAGCATGCAGGTTAAGTCCAGGACCAGATGGTGACATGGTGGCAGACAATCTTGCGGCGGCGTTCTGCCTGTGTTCATCAACAGCAGGGACCGGAGAGATCGATGTCTTTGCAGCCGGTGGTAGCAACGACAGACCGGGCAGCCCGACAGTGCCGGCAGCGTTGTCATCCCTCCTGAagcacggtggcggcggcggcggcaccgccGGAACAGCCCGTATCGGCATGGGGCCACCGAGCAACTTGGGCTCCGGCGAGGTCATCGCATTCCGTTGCTCTTTCTCGGACTGTAAACACGTATAACCAGTCTTTTTCAATAAAAACCGGAAACTTCTTAATAATCCTAACAAGTAGGAACGCAATTCAAATTCGAGCGTTTGGCGAAAAATCAAAACTGCAGAACAGCTTACCTTGGATTTGGCGTCGGAATCCACCCAGAGCTGCGCGGTGCTCATCCATTTCCTCTTGTCGCCGTCGTCCGGCCTCAACTCCAAATCGCTGCCTTTCCTCGCGGCCTCCTCCTTCAACTCCTCGATCACTGCCACCGCACACCGTGTCAGCTAACCGCGCCGCGGAGAAGAAACAGAAAGAGGGAAAAAAAAGGACGCAACGCGACACAagccaacaacaacaacaacaggaGGTGTGGTGTTCTCACCGTCGGCGAGGAGGCGGACGCAGAGCGGGAGCTCGCGCCTGAAGACCTCGATCTTGCGTCGCTCCTCCTCGAGGCTCCTGATGCAGGCCTCGATCCCCGCGGGCGCGCCcttggccgcggccgccgccatcccgcCGGCGCTCCGCGCGGCGAAGAGCCTGAGGTCCAGCCCCAGATCCAGGCCCATCCCGATCTCCGCCACGTCGAGCCCCATGCACGCGAACCACGAGCAGCGAGAGCGAACGAGCACCGCCACCACAGAATCTCCGCGCGGAATCAGCGACCGGAAGCCGAGACGAACACGAACAgggaaaggaaggaaggaagaggaGAAGGCGGTGGTTGGGCGACTGGAGGATCTGGATTCCGGAGGTGCGGCCGCCGGGGGGGCATATAtagacgggcggcggcgggcgggggcgaaTGGAATCTGCGAGCTGGACCGCAGGatgggaggggagagagagaggagaggggaggagagGGAAGGGAGACCACGCGGCGCGTGGGGTGGGTGGGCGCGCTGCGTTGCCGATTCCTCACGTCGCGCCCAGCGCGAGAAGCTCGCGGCCGGACGTCGTCCCACGCACACTTCCCCCCGGTGAATCACCCACCCCACCCCATCATCATCCATCGCTGCCTCGAGTTACCGCTTCTCACGGCCCCCGCTCCCGACACGGCCCCCGCGGTTCCCCCATTTCGCACCCCGGCCCACGGCAGCCTCTCTGAAGTCCGAACATTTGCACCGACACCCCTGCCTTTCCTCTGAGATTCACGGTGCGGTCCCTTTTTCGGTTTCCTCTAGCTTGCGTTCCGTGCAAGTAATGACAGCAGGCGTGTGGTTAACTGCATCTCGCCACCGCCTTAA from Panicum hallii strain FIL2 chromosome 9, PHallii_v3.1, whole genome shotgun sequence includes:
- the LOC112873815 gene encoding serine/threonine-protein kinase SAPK8; translation: MAAPAPDRAALTVGPGMDMPIMHDSDRYELVRDIGSGNFGVARLMRDRRTSELVAVKYIERGEKIDENVQREIINHRSLKHPNIIRFKEVILTPTHLAIVMEYASGGELFERICKNVRFSEDEARYFFQQLISGVSYCHSMQVCHRDLKLENTLLDGSDAPRLKICDFGYSKSSVLHSQPKSTVGTPAYIAPEVLLKKEYDGKIADVWSCGVTLYVMVVGAYPFEDPEEPKNFRKTIQRILNVQYAIPDNVNISLECRHLISRIFVGDPAMRITIPEIRNHSWFLKNLPADLMDDESMSNQYEEPDQPMQTMDQIMQILTEATIPPACSRSINVLADGLDMDDDMDDLESDSDLDVDSSGEIVYAM
- the LOC112873814 gene encoding transcription factor HHO5-like, whose product is MGLDVAEIGMGLDLGLDLRLFAARSAGGMAAAAAKGAPAGIEACIRSLEEERRKIEVFRRELPLCVRLLADVIEELKEEAARKGSDLELRPDDGDKRKWMSTAQLWVDSDAKSKSEKEQRNAMTSPEPKLLGGPMPIRAVPAVPPPPPPCFRRDDNAAGTVGLPGLSLLPPAAKTSISPVPAVDEHRQNAAARLSATMSPSGPGLNLHAQTQQQQQQARKARRCWSPELHRQFVAALHQLGGPQVATPKQIREVMQVDGLTNDEVKSHLQKYRLHNRRSPGVAPVSQSILLVGGLWGSQEQSSSLSGSPQGPLQFSGSGAAVSAATVGGDSSSSSDEDDKSDEGYSRK